One part of the Roseomonas gilardii genome encodes these proteins:
- a CDS encoding aminotransferase has product MKPPGQAQNAGSKVARPQNTLLSATGTTVFTVMSALAAQHGAINLGQGFPDEEGPADVVRAAADALLDNRNQYPPLTGVPELREAVAAANRRFYGLEIDPAAEVVVTSGATEAITACLMALLDPGDEVVLIEPLYDTYLPVVRMLGAVPKLVRLAPPKWELPRAELAAAFGPKTKAILLNSPMNPAGKVFTAAELAFIAELVQRHDAYAVCDEVYEHLTFDGWKHIPLMTLPGMRERCLRIGSAGKTFSLTGWKVGYITCDRSVAPNVAKAHQLLTFTTPPNLQRAVALGLGKEDAYFEGLSGGLQARRDHLAAGLERLGFGVLPAMGSYFITADFRPLGFAGDDVAFCRHITEAARVTAIPVSAFYAGPDAPSHYARFAFCKRLEVLDEALARLEAWKAGREQAGGKARVV; this is encoded by the coding sequence ATCGAAGGTCGCCCGGCCCCAGAACACCCTGCTTTCGGCCACCGGCACCACGGTCTTCACCGTCATGTCGGCACTGGCGGCGCAGCACGGGGCGATCAACCTCGGCCAGGGCTTTCCGGACGAGGAAGGGCCGGCGGATGTGGTGCGGGCCGCGGCCGACGCGCTGCTCGACAACCGCAACCAGTACCCGCCGCTGACCGGCGTGCCCGAGCTGCGGGAGGCCGTGGCGGCCGCGAACCGCCGCTTCTACGGGCTGGAGATCGACCCGGCGGCGGAGGTGGTCGTCACCTCCGGCGCCACCGAGGCGATCACCGCCTGCCTGATGGCGCTGCTCGACCCGGGCGACGAGGTGGTGCTGATCGAGCCGCTCTACGACACCTACCTGCCGGTGGTGCGGATGCTGGGCGCGGTACCGAAGCTGGTGCGCCTCGCCCCGCCGAAATGGGAGCTGCCGCGCGCCGAGCTGGCCGCCGCCTTCGGGCCGAAGACCAAGGCGATCCTGCTCAACAGCCCGATGAACCCCGCCGGCAAGGTCTTCACCGCCGCCGAGCTCGCCTTCATCGCGGAGCTGGTGCAGCGCCACGACGCCTATGCGGTCTGCGACGAGGTCTACGAGCACCTGACCTTCGACGGCTGGAAGCACATCCCGCTGATGACCCTGCCCGGCATGCGCGAACGCTGCCTGCGCATCGGCTCGGCCGGCAAGACCTTCAGCCTGACCGGCTGGAAGGTGGGCTACATCACCTGCGACCGCTCCGTGGCGCCGAACGTGGCCAAGGCGCACCAGCTCCTGACCTTCACCACCCCACCGAACCTGCAGCGCGCGGTGGCGCTGGGGCTGGGCAAGGAGGATGCGTATTTCGAGGGCCTGTCCGGCGGGCTCCAGGCCAGGCGCGACCATCTCGCGGCGGGGCTGGAGCGGCTGGGCTTCGGCGTTCTGCCCGCCATGGGCTCCTACTTCATCACCGCCGATTTCCGGCCGCTGGGCTTCGCCGGGGACGACGTGGCCTTCTGCCGCCACATCACCGAGGCCGCGCGGGTGACGGCGATCCCCGTCAGCGCCTTCTATGCCGGGCCGGACGCGCCCAGCCACTATGCCCGCTTCGCCTTCTGCAAGCGGCTGGAGGTGCTGGACGAGGCCCTGGCGCGGCTGGAGGCCTGGAAGGCCGGGCGCGAGCAGGCGGGCGGCAAGGCGCGGGTGGTCTAG
- the ubiM gene encoding 5-demethoxyubiquinol-8 5-hydroxylase UbiM has product MQFDVAIVGGGPVGLAFAREMAGSGLSLAVIETQPEARLADPGFDGREIALTHLSQDLMRALGAWDHLPAGAASALREARVLNGGSPYALHFDVSDRAEAALGQLVPNHLIRRALFAATRGQAGLTLLAGTSVTGATITRQGARLALADGREVAAKLVVAADTRFSPLRKAQRIEADVTDFAKSMLVCRLEHEGEHGHVATEWFDNDQTIAMLPLNGRCSSAVITLPKPEIERLAALDGTAFSAEVTERYRNRLGAMRLVSSRHTYPLVTTYARRFVAPRFALIGDAAVGMHPVTAHGFNLGLRGAHTLAEELRGALARGADLARAEALDAPLAAYESRHRRATWPLYTGTNLLAKLYTDERAPARLARHAALRLGNRLTPFKHLIRGMLMESDGPRPSSRG; this is encoded by the coding sequence ATGCAGTTCGACGTGGCGATCGTGGGCGGCGGGCCGGTGGGCCTCGCCTTCGCGCGGGAAATGGCCGGCAGCGGACTGTCGCTTGCCGTGATCGAGACGCAGCCCGAGGCGCGGCTGGCCGACCCGGGTTTCGACGGGCGCGAGATCGCGCTCACCCATCTCTCGCAGGACCTGATGCGCGCCCTGGGCGCCTGGGACCACCTGCCCGCCGGTGCCGCCTCGGCGCTGCGCGAGGCCCGGGTGCTGAACGGCGGCTCCCCCTATGCCCTGCATTTCGATGTGTCCGACCGGGCCGAGGCCGCGCTGGGCCAGCTCGTGCCGAACCACCTGATCCGCCGCGCGCTCTTCGCGGCGACGCGGGGGCAGGCGGGGCTGACGCTGCTGGCCGGCACCAGCGTCACCGGCGCCACGATCACCCGCCAGGGCGCCCGCCTGGCGCTGGCCGATGGGCGGGAGGTCGCGGCGAAGCTGGTGGTGGCGGCGGACACGCGCTTCTCGCCGTTGCGCAAGGCGCAGCGGATCGAGGCCGACGTCACGGATTTCGCGAAATCCATGCTGGTCTGCCGCCTGGAGCATGAGGGCGAGCACGGGCATGTCGCGACCGAGTGGTTCGACAACGACCAGACCATCGCCATGCTGCCGCTGAACGGCCGCTGCTCCTCGGCGGTGATCACCCTGCCCAAGCCGGAGATCGAGCGTCTGGCCGCCCTGGACGGCACCGCCTTCTCCGCCGAGGTGACCGAGCGCTACCGGAACCGTCTCGGCGCGATGCGCCTGGTCAGCAGCCGCCACACCTACCCGCTGGTCACCACCTATGCCCGCCGCTTCGTGGCGCCCCGCTTCGCCCTGATCGGCGACGCGGCGGTGGGGATGCACCCGGTGACGGCGCATGGCTTCAACCTCGGCCTGCGCGGCGCGCACACGCTGGCGGAGGAGCTGCGCGGCGCCCTGGCGCGCGGCGCGGACCTCGCCCGGGCGGAGGCGCTGGACGCACCGCTCGCGGCCTATGAGAGCCGGCACCGCCGCGCGACCTGGCCGCTCTATACGGGGACCAACCTGCTGGCGAAGCTCTACACGGACGAACGCGCCCCGGCGCGCCTCGCCCGCCATGCCGCGCTGCGCCTGGGCAACCGGCTGACCCCCTTCAAGCACCTCATCCGCGGCATGCTCATGGAAAGCGACGGGCCGCGCCCTTCCAGCCGGGGGTGA
- a CDS encoding histidine phosphatase family protein, producing MRLLLVRHLPVPDGAGRCYGRLDLPARAATAAELAAMRDQTSRLSQPILLSSPARRCRDLARHLGPAPRLEPRLRELDFGAWEGLPWDAVPRAALDAWAADPTGFTPPGGEGMADFLARLGALADTLREAGRDAVLVTHGGPMRVLPALLRGAAPDLLAPAPGFGTTLRVELPGA from the coding sequence ATGCGCCTGCTGCTGGTCCGCCACCTGCCCGTCCCGGACGGGGCGGGACGCTGCTACGGCAGGCTCGACCTCCCGGCGCGCGCGGCGACGGCGGCGGAACTGGCCGCCATGCGCGACCAAACCTCCCGGCTGAGCCAGCCCATCCTGCTGAGCAGCCCGGCCCGGCGCTGCCGCGACCTCGCACGGCATCTCGGCCCGGCGCCGCGCCTGGAACCCCGGCTGCGGGAGCTGGATTTCGGCGCCTGGGAAGGCCTGCCCTGGGATGCCGTGCCCCGCGCGGCGCTGGACGCCTGGGCGGCCGATCCCACCGGCTTCACCCCCCCGGGCGGCGAAGGCATGGCCGACTTCCTCGCGCGCCTGGGCGCCCTGGCCGATACGCTACGCGAGGCGGGCCGGGACGCCGTGCTGGTGACCCATGGCGGACCGATGCGGGTGCTGCCCGCGCTGCTGCGGGGGGCGGCGCCGGACCTCCTCGCCCCCGCGCCGGGCTTCGGCACGACGCTGCGGGTGGAACTGCCCGGAGCCTGA
- a CDS encoding Bug family tripartite tricarboxylate transporter substrate binding protein — protein sequence MSLVPRRRALRSALATISLAMIPLATALPPLASPAHAQAAWPDRPLRLILPYTPGGGTDSVARALGARLHTALGQAVVVENRPGAGGNLSTELVATAKPDGYTLLMGNQGPMTVNPTLFGKTLKVDPLAALDPVAMVAETQLVLVAGPGTKAADLASLLDEARAKKGELNYASPGNGSAGHLAMALLLQQAGVEAVHFPFKGAAPGLTDVAAGHMAVMISTLPSVLGLVQGGALRALAVTGDKRSPALPDVPAVSETLPGYRVTAWYGILVPHGTPEPVRARLEGAILGSLDAPDLAESLRKEGADPYPMPGDAFRRFMEGERTRWAKVIEVARITAD from the coding sequence ATGTCCCTTGTCCCGCGCCGCCGCGCGCTGCGTTCCGCCCTGGCCACGATCTCCCTGGCCATGATTCCCCTGGCGACCGCCCTGCCGCCGCTGGCCTCGCCCGCCCATGCCCAGGCCGCCTGGCCGGACCGTCCCTTGCGGCTGATCCTCCCCTACACACCCGGCGGCGGCACGGATTCCGTCGCCCGCGCCCTGGGCGCGCGCCTCCACACCGCGCTGGGCCAGGCCGTGGTGGTGGAGAACCGTCCGGGCGCGGGCGGCAACCTCTCGACCGAGCTGGTGGCGACCGCGAAGCCGGATGGCTACACGCTGCTGATGGGCAACCAGGGTCCCATGACGGTGAACCCGACCCTGTTCGGCAAGACGCTGAAGGTCGATCCGCTCGCCGCGCTGGACCCGGTGGCGATGGTGGCGGAAACGCAGCTCGTGCTGGTGGCCGGCCCCGGCACGAAGGCGGCGGACCTCGCCTCGCTGCTCGACGAGGCCCGGGCGAAGAAAGGCGAGCTGAACTACGCCTCGCCCGGCAACGGCTCGGCCGGGCACCTCGCCATGGCCCTGCTGTTGCAACAGGCGGGCGTGGAGGCGGTGCACTTCCCCTTCAAGGGCGCGGCGCCCGGCCTGACCGACGTGGCGGCGGGCCATATGGCGGTGATGATCAGCACGCTGCCCTCCGTGCTGGGCCTGGTGCAGGGCGGGGCGCTGCGGGCCCTGGCGGTGACCGGCGACAAGCGTTCCCCGGCCCTCCCGGATGTGCCGGCGGTATCCGAGACCCTGCCCGGCTACCGGGTCACCGCCTGGTACGGGATCCTGGTGCCGCATGGCACGCCGGAGCCGGTGCGGGCGCGGCTGGAAGGCGCGATCCTCGGCAGCCTTGACGCACCGGACCTCGCGGAGAGCCTGCGCAAGGAGGGGGCGGACCCCTATCCGATGCCCGGCGACGCCTTCCGCCGCTTCATGGAGGGCGAGCGGACGCGCTGGGCCAAGGTGATCGAGGTGGCGAGGATCACCGCGGACTGA
- a CDS encoding GDSL-type esterase/lipase family protein encodes MADPGRDLPSQVFLRRRGVLRALAAAPLTGPGLARPALAQPSPLPGWASVWAAPAQGPYPVGFTSAQPEQGRSLPDPAGGARDQSFRMVLRPGFWGPRLRLRFSNAFGTRALVIGDAWAGVQSGGAALLPGSNQPVRFGGGRRVSIPPGGEAWSDPVPLPFSDPPPALLEGRKLAVSFHIAGPSGPMTWHATALQTSYLSAPGGGSLGEREDEGGFPFSTTSWFFLDAVDMQAPPGLPVVVALGDSITDGVGATLNGDDRWPDVLARRLGAAHGGPVSVVNAGINGNRILGPEGYGPGAPWPGGPPGLERLERDVIRLSGVRAVIWALGINDLARGSGVTPETVVAGMREGARRLRAGLPGVRLVGATLTSALASTNPAHGGAEQDARRRAVNEAIRHSGLFDAVADFDRATLDPATGGLRPEMVPGSTAGGAGDGLHPNRAGYLAMAEAVPLDALLPAPPGRPVSPR; translated from the coding sequence ATGGCCGATCCGGGACGAGACCTTCCTTCCCAGGTGTTCCTGCGGCGGCGCGGGGTGTTGCGGGCGCTGGCCGCCGCGCCCCTGACCGGGCCGGGTCTGGCCCGGCCGGCCCTGGCGCAGCCTTCACCCCTCCCTGGCTGGGCCTCCGTCTGGGCGGCCCCGGCACAGGGCCCCTATCCGGTGGGCTTCACCTCCGCCCAGCCGGAGCAGGGGCGCAGCCTGCCGGACCCGGCCGGTGGCGCCCGCGACCAGAGCTTCCGCATGGTGCTGCGCCCCGGCTTCTGGGGGCCGCGCCTGCGGCTGCGCTTCTCCAATGCCTTCGGTACGCGGGCGCTGGTGATCGGGGATGCCTGGGCGGGGGTGCAGTCCGGCGGGGCCGCGCTGCTGCCGGGGAGCAACCAGCCGGTGCGCTTCGGGGGCGGGCGGCGCGTCTCGATCCCCCCGGGGGGCGAGGCCTGGTCCGATCCTGTCCCCCTGCCCTTCAGCGATCCGCCGCCCGCGTTGCTGGAAGGGCGCAAGCTGGCGGTTTCCTTCCATATCGCCGGGCCGAGCGGGCCGATGACCTGGCACGCCACGGCGCTCCAGACTTCCTATCTCTCCGCGCCTGGGGGCGGATCGCTGGGGGAGCGGGAGGATGAGGGCGGCTTTCCCTTTTCCACCACCTCCTGGTTCTTCCTCGACGCGGTGGACATGCAGGCTCCGCCCGGTCTGCCCGTGGTCGTGGCATTGGGCGATTCCATCACCGATGGCGTGGGCGCCACACTGAACGGCGATGACCGCTGGCCGGATGTGCTGGCCCGCCGCCTGGGCGCCGCGCATGGCGGGCCGGTTTCTGTGGTGAATGCAGGGATCAACGGCAACCGCATCCTGGGGCCGGAGGGCTACGGCCCCGGCGCCCCCTGGCCCGGCGGCCCGCCAGGGCTGGAACGGCTGGAGCGGGATGTGATCCGCCTGTCCGGCGTGCGTGCGGTGATCTGGGCGCTGGGAATCAACGACCTGGCGCGCGGCAGCGGCGTCACGCCGGAGACGGTGGTGGCGGGGATGCGGGAGGGCGCCCGGCGGCTGCGGGCCGGCCTTCCCGGGGTGCGGCTGGTGGGCGCCACCCTCACCTCGGCCCTGGCCAGCACCAACCCTGCCCATGGCGGCGCGGAGCAGGATGCGCGCCGGCGGGCGGTCAACGAGGCCATCCGGCATTCCGGCCTGTTCGACGCGGTGGCGGATTTCGACCGCGCCACGCTGGACCCGGCCACGGGCGGGCTGCGGCCGGAGATGGTGCCGGGCAGCACGGCGGGCGGCGCGGGGGATGGGCTGCACCCGAACCGGGCCGGCTACCTCGCCATGGCGGAGGCGGTGCCGCTGGACGCGCTCCTGCCGGCGCCTCCCGGGAGACCGGTCAGTCCGCGGTGA
- a CDS encoding adenosylcobinamide-GDP ribazoletransferase, with amino-acid sequence MIRRLAGRLRDDLVGAAMVLTRLPAGALARKGWRGDLSGGVWAYPLVGALVGLLGGVVGALGLWLGLPGGLAAAWALAALLLLTGALHEDGLADTADGFGGGRDRARKLEIMRDSRIGSYGVLALALSLGIRGLALAAMPGPGTMVASLVVSGALGRGAILGVLALAPPARPDGLAALLGRPGGGLLAGGAALAALPGLALLPLPVALGGILLAGLAALAMARLARRQVGGHTGDVLGACEQLAEALVLSLLAACLVRPG; translated from the coding sequence GTGATCCGCCGCCTCGCCGGGCGGCTGCGGGACGATCTGGTGGGCGCCGCCATGGTGCTGACCCGGCTGCCGGCCGGTGCCCTGGCGCGGAAGGGCTGGAGGGGGGATCTGTCCGGCGGCGTCTGGGCCTATCCGTTGGTCGGCGCGCTGGTGGGGCTGCTCGGCGGCGTGGTGGGGGCGCTGGGGCTGTGGCTGGGCCTGCCGGGCGGGCTCGCGGCGGCCTGGGCCCTGGCGGCGCTGCTGTTGCTGACCGGGGCGCTGCACGAGGACGGGCTGGCCGACACCGCCGACGGCTTCGGCGGCGGGCGGGACCGGGCGCGCAAGCTGGAGATCATGCGCGACAGCCGGATCGGCAGCTATGGCGTGCTGGCCCTGGCGCTGTCCCTCGGTATCCGGGGCCTCGCTCTGGCTGCGATGCCGGGGCCCGGGACGATGGTGGCGTCGCTCGTGGTGAGCGGGGCGCTGGGGCGGGGCGCGATCCTGGGCGTGCTGGCGCTGGCGCCGCCCGCGCGGCCGGATGGGCTGGCAGCGCTGCTCGGCCGGCCGGGGGGAGGGCTGCTGGCGGGCGGCGCGGCGCTGGCGGCGCTGCCGGGACTGGCGCTGCTTCCGCTGCCGGTGGCGCTGGGCGGCATCCTTCTCGCGGGACTGGCCGCGCTGGCGATGGCGCGGCTGGCCCGGCGGCAGGTGGGTGGCCATACGGGGGATGTGCTGGGCGCCTGCGAGCAACTGGCCGAGGCGCTGGTGCTGAGCCTGCTGGCGGCCTGCCTGGTGAGACCTGGCTGA